One stretch of Actinacidiphila sp. DG2A-62 DNA includes these proteins:
- a CDS encoding ABC transporter substrate-binding protein, with the protein MRKKSAWWCAVAVGAVLTASACSSGGSGSDASGSGGSGGKVTLSYGVWDATQKTAMERLAAEFGRTHPNISVKVELTPWADYWTKLKAAATGGSAPDVFWMNGPNFQLYASNGVIRPLDDGIARDKVDLTAYPKQLVDLYTYQGKHYGLPKDMDTVGVWYNKTLFDAAKVPYPKAGWTWSDFQDAAARLTDASKGQYGTDAELTSFQEYQYDTIAQAGGYVISPDGKKSGYADPKTIQGLRFWTDLIAKKQSPDLKTMTDTAPLQLFEAGKIAMYWGGSWDASEFGGNSYTKDRVDVAPLPKGEKQATIIHGLANVVSSRTKHADQAWQFVDFLGSRQAAEILAKSGAMPAYNGTQSAWIAAHPQFHLQTFLDEVPYSVPYPVSKNTAAWNEAELTYLTKAWNGQEPLDRAAKDLAAAMDDLLAKE; encoded by the coding sequence ATGCGGAAGAAGTCTGCGTGGTGGTGTGCGGTGGCGGTGGGAGCGGTGCTGACCGCCTCGGCCTGTTCGTCGGGCGGGAGCGGCTCGGACGCGAGCGGGTCCGGCGGGTCCGGCGGCAAGGTGACGCTGTCGTACGGCGTCTGGGACGCGACCCAGAAGACGGCGATGGAGCGGCTGGCCGCCGAGTTCGGCCGGACCCACCCGAACATCTCGGTGAAGGTCGAGCTGACCCCGTGGGCGGACTACTGGACCAAGCTCAAGGCCGCCGCCACCGGCGGCTCGGCGCCCGACGTGTTCTGGATGAACGGCCCCAACTTCCAGCTCTACGCGTCCAACGGCGTGATCCGCCCGCTGGACGACGGCATCGCCAGGGACAAGGTGGACCTCACCGCCTATCCCAAGCAGTTGGTGGACCTGTACACCTACCAGGGCAAGCACTACGGGCTGCCCAAGGACATGGACACCGTCGGCGTCTGGTACAACAAGACGCTCTTCGACGCGGCCAAGGTCCCGTACCCGAAGGCGGGCTGGACCTGGAGCGACTTCCAGGACGCGGCCGCGCGGCTGACCGACGCGAGCAAGGGCCAGTACGGCACCGACGCGGAGCTGACCAGCTTCCAGGAGTACCAGTACGACACCATCGCCCAGGCCGGCGGCTACGTGATCTCGCCGGACGGCAAGAAGTCGGGCTACGCGGACCCCAAGACCATCCAGGGCCTGCGCTTCTGGACCGACCTGATCGCCAAGAAGCAGTCGCCTGACCTGAAGACGATGACCGACACCGCGCCGCTGCAGCTGTTCGAGGCCGGCAAGATCGCGATGTACTGGGGCGGTTCCTGGGACGCCTCGGAGTTCGGCGGCAACAGCTACACCAAGGACCGGGTCGACGTCGCGCCGTTGCCCAAGGGAGAGAAGCAGGCGACGATCATCCACGGTCTGGCCAACGTGGTGTCGTCCCGGACCAAGCACGCCGACCAGGCGTGGCAGTTCGTGGACTTCCTCGGCTCCCGTCAGGCCGCCGAGATCCTCGCCAAGAGCGGCGCGATGCCGGCGTACAACGGCACCCAGAGCGCCTGGATCGCCGCGCATCCGCAGTTCCACCTGCAGACCTTCCTCGACGAGGTGCCGTACAGCGTGCCGTACCCGGTCTCGAAGAACACCGCCGCCTGGAACGAGGCCGAGCTGACCTACCTCACCAAGGCGTGGAACGGCCAGGAGCCGCTGGACAGGGCCGCGAAGGACCTGGCCGCGGCGATGGACGACCTGCTCGCCAAGGAGTGA
- a CDS encoding carbohydrate ABC transporter permease has protein sequence MTLTSTPGDARAGESPAAAARPRTGLLRGRLPGRPRRWRRERVAEALWGYAFIAPTGLGLAVFYLWPVIQTAYFSFTQWGAFGGHTWSGLDNYHRMVHDSEFGRALVNTLAYTGLGLLSIPLAIVFAALLNRPGLRGLGVYRTLFFLPVVTMPVAVGMVWRWLYNGDYGLVNYLLSLVGVDGPNWIADPRVALYALVAVGVWSSIGYNLVIFLAGMQAIPKEYYEAAEIDGAGPLRQFVSVTLPLLSPTAFFVSVISVIGSLQLFDLVYVMAGSGAAARSNPAFPRLETVVQLFYDRAFVTNDRGYAAAIVMVLLLIIIALTALQFRLQKRWVHYG, from the coding sequence ATGACCCTCACGTCCACCCCGGGCGACGCGCGCGCCGGGGAGTCCCCGGCGGCCGCCGCCCGGCCGCGGACCGGGCTGCTGCGAGGGCGGCTGCCGGGCCGCCCCCGGCGGTGGCGCCGCGAGCGCGTCGCCGAGGCGCTGTGGGGCTACGCCTTCATCGCCCCGACCGGCCTGGGCCTGGCCGTCTTCTATCTGTGGCCGGTGATCCAGACCGCGTACTTCTCCTTCACCCAATGGGGCGCCTTCGGCGGCCACACGTGGAGCGGCCTGGACAACTACCACCGGATGGTCCACGACAGCGAGTTCGGCCGCGCGCTGGTCAACACCCTGGCGTACACCGGGCTCGGGCTGCTGTCGATCCCGCTGGCGATCGTCTTCGCGGCGCTGCTGAACCGGCCGGGGCTGCGCGGACTCGGCGTCTACCGCACCCTGTTCTTCCTGCCGGTGGTGACCATGCCGGTCGCCGTCGGCATGGTGTGGCGCTGGCTCTACAACGGCGACTACGGGCTGGTCAACTACCTGCTCTCGCTGGTCGGCGTGGACGGCCCGAACTGGATCGCCGACCCGCGGGTGGCGCTGTACGCGCTGGTCGCGGTGGGCGTGTGGAGCAGCATCGGCTACAACCTGGTGATCTTCCTGGCCGGCATGCAGGCGATCCCGAAGGAGTACTACGAGGCCGCGGAGATCGACGGCGCGGGCCCGTTGCGGCAGTTCGTGTCGGTGACGCTGCCGCTGTTGTCCCCGACCGCGTTCTTCGTCTCGGTGATCTCGGTGATCGGCTCGCTGCAACTGTTCGACCTGGTCTACGTGATGGCGGGCTCCGGCGCCGCGGCGCGCTCCAACCCGGCCTTCCCGCGCCTGGAGACGGTGGTCCAGCTGTTCTACGACCGGGCCTTCGTCACCAACGACCGCGGCTACGCGGCGGCGA